The Fundidesulfovibrio putealis DSM 16056 genome includes a window with the following:
- a CDS encoding immunity protein encodes MHNFAELMERSFVELVDGRADARGWGKSEFASRVWPETNPKSAAVKWAAIRSKASNTGKPQGVLISDAQRMAEVLGEDLTYLLAIAKENARRQTL; translated from the coding sequence ATGCATAATTTCGCTGAGTTAATGGAGCGCTCCTTCGTGGAGCTCGTCGATGGGCGGGCTGACGCCCGAGGCTGGGGCAAAAGTGAATTCGCCAGCCGGGTGTGGCCCGAAACAAATCCTAAGTCGGCAGCAGTCAAGTGGGCCGCCATAAGAAGTAAGGCGTCTAATACGGGGAAGCCACAAGGAGTGTTGATTTCTGATGCTCAGCGCATGGCGGAAGTGCTAGGCGAAGACTTGACGTATCTCCTGGCCATCGCGAAGGAAAATGCAAGGAGACAAACGCTGTAA
- a CDS encoding transposase, with product MKRRKWTSAQKALIVLECLRGRPIGELCNEHGLAVRGSQLLKAKRKQTGHKALPHQAESVVGHRHDRPRQ from the coding sequence ATGAAACGACGCAAATGGACTTCAGCGCAGAAGGCGCTCATCGTCCTCGAATGCCTTCGAGGACGGCCAATCGGCGAGTTGTGCAACGAGCATGGCCTCGCAGTTCGCGGCAGTCAGCTCCTCAAAGCCAAGCGCAAACAGACCGGCCATAAAGCCCTGCCCCACCAGGCCGAATCAGTGGTCGGGCATCGACATGACCGACCAAGGCAATGA
- a CDS encoding TraK family protein, producing MGLKIKRIARNMGRIEFIACKDQIYSMLQTGHDIKKIFESLRERKMITMAYSTLCYQLAKSRKQNLCITKNQPCCCSQNIQKQIKTDNQSNSFSVNKSPSTNDMI from the coding sequence ATGGGACTTAAGATCAAGCGAATAGCTCGCAATATGGGCAGGATTGAATTCATAGCATGTAAAGATCAAATATATTCCATGCTACAAACCGGGCACGACATCAAAAAGATTTTTGAATCACTTCGAGAGAGAAAAATGATAACAATGGCATACAGCACACTTTGCTATCAACTTGCAAAATCACGCAAACAAAATTTATGCATAACAAAAAATCAGCCGTGTTGTTGTTCACAAAACATACAAAAACAAATCAAGACAGACAATCAGAGCAATAGCTTCTCAGTAAACAAATCGCCTTCAACAAACGACATGATCTGA
- a CDS encoding helix-turn-helix transcriptional regulator has protein sequence MDINQDHLQGVIELTLARLLAPVAELESLKRKEFLTEEEAAKLFSLSAATLKTKRCRGGGPSYIKDGGRVLYSRKGLEAYLEARRVKTIDQP, from the coding sequence ATGGATATCAATCAAGATCACCTTCAAGGAGTCATTGAGCTTACGCTCGCGCGGCTATTGGCACCGGTTGCGGAACTCGAATCTTTAAAGCGGAAGGAGTTTCTGACCGAGGAAGAAGCCGCCAAGCTGTTCTCTCTTTCTGCCGCGACCTTGAAAACAAAACGATGCCGGGGAGGCGGGCCAAGCTACATCAAGGATGGCGGGCGCGTTCTCTACTCGCGGAAGGGTTTGGAGGCCTACCTTGAGGCTAGACGGGTCAAGACGATTGATCAGCCCTAG
- a CDS encoding nucleotide-binding protein: MATIHFMQQGKGGSGKTTTCAILAQYFEAKGFRTNCFDADPVNATFSGYKDLNVSAIDIMNGEDIDPRRFDILIESILNLAQDEHHDTHVIIDSGASSFVPFCSYLLENQTVKLLEDQGHTVLLHTVITGGQAMLDTLSGLKSLALHFSETSIVVWLNSYFGEITQDGKYFEDFKVYSEVLHNIHAVISIPHRKHATFGVDIENIYLKRQTFKSALSSGLSIIVKQRVKIFWREVMNEIDKARLC; encoded by the coding sequence ATGGCTACAATTCACTTCATGCAACAGGGGAAGGGCGGCTCTGGAAAGACGACAACCTGCGCCATCCTTGCTCAATATTTTGAGGCAAAGGGATTCAGAACCAATTGCTTTGACGCAGACCCTGTCAATGCAACTTTCTCCGGGTACAAAGACCTGAATGTCTCTGCAATAGACATTATGAACGGAGAGGACATCGATCCACGCCGATTTGATATTTTGATTGAATCAATACTCAATCTTGCTCAAGACGAACATCATGACACGCATGTGATCATTGATAGCGGAGCATCATCGTTTGTCCCATTCTGCTCTTATCTACTCGAAAATCAAACCGTAAAGCTACTCGAAGATCAAGGCCATACCGTACTATTGCACACAGTGATCACTGGAGGCCAAGCGATGCTGGACACTCTTTCCGGCCTAAAATCGCTAGCACTTCATTTTTCGGAAACATCGATCGTCGTCTGGCTCAACAGCTACTTTGGTGAAATTACTCAGGATGGTAAATACTTCGAAGACTTTAAAGTATATTCGGAAGTTTTACACAATATACATGCTGTCATTTCCATTCCGCACAGAAAACATGCTACATTTGGAGTAGACATAGAAAATATATATTTAAAACGACAGACTTTCAAATCAGCATTAAGCTCAGGCTTGTCAATAATTGTCAAACAAAGAGTCAAAATATTTTGGCGCGAAGTGATGAACGAGATCGACAAGGCAAGGCTTTGCTGA
- a CDS encoding DUF3536 domain-containing protein, translating to MSDRYICIHGHFYQPPRENPWLEFVEVQDSAFPYHDWNERISAECYAANAISRALDQQGRIARLVNNYARISFNFGPTVLPWMQHHAPDAYQAILAADKQSMERFSGHGCALAQAYNHMILPLANSRDKYTQILWGIRDFEYRFQRKPEGMWLPETAVDLESLDMMAQLGIDFVVLAPRQAQRVRALSGGDWQQSGEGAIDPGMPYMALLSSDRVMNVFFYDGPISRAVAFEGLLNNGEDFANRLMSGFPENNSGPRLVHIATDGESYGHHHRGGEMALTRALDHIESNHLAKLTNYGQYLEEHPPTHEVEIIENSSWSCIHGIERWKSDCGCNSGGHPGWNQAWRAPLREAMDWLRDSVTPAFEQSAQGLIKDPWGARNEYIDVLVDRSAERVGQFLSRHASRQLNQEEETTVLKLMELQRHAMLMYTSCGWFFDELSGIETVQIIQYADRVLQLADQLFGRSYEVEFLDRLELAKSNIDELKNGRGIYERFVRSAKLDLIHVGAHFAMSSLFAEYNERDCIYSYSVATENYRRFQAGNTKLAVGRVKVTSEVTYENTTFWFGVLHLGDHNITYGISEYLEPPKYEALVKELSEAFSSADLPRTLHVLDEYFKTSTYALTSLFSDERRKILGMIMEPTLKEAQAAYDTVYEHHAPLISFLKGAGTPQPKVLSLAADMCLNTKLGNAFAGDEPELQTVKPLLEEAQLAGVALDATRLGLVLKITIERMAERLFENPGDYLSMEKLNNTAMLARSVPFEVNLWKPQTLCFKIIHTYWQEFKRKAAQGDNDARKWIRNATLLAENFSVQLP from the coding sequence ATGTCCGACCGGTATATATGCATCCATGGCCACTTCTATCAACCTCCCAGGGAAAACCCCTGGTTGGAGTTCGTCGAGGTACAGGATTCTGCATTTCCCTACCACGACTGGAACGAACGGATCTCAGCCGAATGCTACGCCGCCAACGCGATCTCAAGAGCCTTGGACCAGCAAGGGAGAATCGCCAGGTTGGTGAACAATTACGCGCGGATAAGCTTCAATTTCGGCCCCACCGTACTGCCCTGGATGCAGCACCACGCGCCTGACGCCTACCAGGCCATCCTTGCGGCCGACAAGCAGAGCATGGAGAGGTTCTCTGGTCATGGTTGCGCCCTGGCCCAGGCATACAACCACATGATCCTGCCGTTGGCCAACAGCCGCGACAAGTACACTCAGATCCTCTGGGGAATCAGGGACTTCGAATACCGCTTCCAGCGCAAGCCCGAGGGGATGTGGCTCCCTGAAACCGCAGTGGATCTCGAATCCCTGGATATGATGGCCCAGTTGGGCATTGATTTCGTCGTGCTGGCTCCAAGGCAGGCGCAACGGGTCCGGGCTCTTTCGGGAGGTGACTGGCAACAGTCAGGTGAGGGGGCAATCGATCCGGGCATGCCCTATATGGCTCTTTTGTCCTCGGACAGGGTCATGAATGTATTCTTTTACGACGGCCCCATCTCCCGGGCCGTGGCATTCGAAGGCCTGCTCAACAATGGCGAGGACTTCGCCAACAGGCTCATGTCCGGCTTCCCGGAGAACAACTCAGGCCCCCGCCTGGTACACATTGCAACAGACGGGGAGAGTTACGGGCATCACCATCGCGGCGGCGAGATGGCCTTGACCCGCGCGCTCGACCACATCGAGTCCAACCACCTGGCAAAGCTTACGAATTACGGTCAGTATCTGGAAGAACACCCTCCGACCCATGAGGTTGAGATCATCGAGAACAGCTCTTGGAGTTGCATCCACGGGATAGAGCGCTGGAAATCGGATTGCGGGTGCAACAGCGGCGGCCATCCGGGCTGGAACCAAGCTTGGCGTGCTCCCTTGCGGGAGGCGATGGATTGGCTCAGGGACAGCGTCACGCCGGCATTCGAACAATCGGCGCAGGGATTGATCAAGGACCCGTGGGGAGCCCGGAACGAGTATATCGACGTCCTTGTGGACCGCTCCGCCGAACGGGTTGGGCAGTTCTTAAGCCGCCATGCAAGTCGTCAACTGAACCAGGAAGAGGAGACAACGGTCCTGAAGCTCATGGAACTCCAACGCCACGCCATGCTCATGTACACGAGTTGCGGCTGGTTTTTCGATGAGCTCTCCGGGATAGAGACGGTGCAAATCATTCAATACGCCGACAGGGTTCTGCAATTGGCCGACCAACTATTCGGCAGATCCTATGAGGTGGAGTTTCTTGATCGCCTGGAGCTGGCCAAGAGCAACATTGACGAACTCAAAAACGGGCGAGGCATTTACGAACGATTCGTCAGGTCCGCCAAACTCGATTTGATACATGTGGGGGCTCACTTCGCCATGAGTTCCTTGTTCGCGGAATACAACGAGCGCGACTGCATCTATTCCTATTCCGTGGCCACGGAAAACTACCGCCGTTTTCAAGCAGGCAATACAAAGCTTGCGGTCGGACGGGTGAAGGTTACTTCAGAGGTTACATACGAGAATACAACATTCTGGTTTGGCGTGCTGCATCTTGGCGACCACAATATCACCTATGGCATCAGCGAATACCTGGAACCCCCAAAATATGAAGCTCTGGTCAAAGAGCTTTCCGAGGCTTTTTCCAGCGCGGACCTGCCAAGAACACTCCACGTTCTGGACGAATATTTCAAAACGTCCACGTACGCCCTGACCTCACTGTTCAGCGATGAGCGGCGAAAGATACTGGGAATGATCATGGAGCCGACCTTGAAAGAGGCTCAGGCCGCGTATGACACTGTTTACGAGCACCATGCGCCCCTCATCAGTTTTTTGAAAGGGGCTGGAACGCCGCAGCCCAAGGTCCTCTCGCTGGCCGCAGACATGTGCTTGAATACCAAACTCGGCAACGCCTTCGCGGGTGATGAACCTGAGCTTCAAACCGTGAAACCACTTCTGGAGGAAGCCCAGTTGGCTGGCGTCGCTCTCGATGCCACAAGGCTTGGATTGGTGCTCAAGATCACCATTGAGCGCATGGCTGAGCGGCTCTTCGAAAATCCCGGTGACTATTTAAGCATGGAGAAGCTGAATAACACCGCGATGCTGGCGCGGTCTGTGCCTTTCGAGGTCAACCTCTGGAAACCCCAGACACTTTGTTTCAAAATCATCCACACGTACTGGCAAGAGTTCAAAAGAAAGGCCGCACAAGGGGACAACGACGCTCGAAAGTGGATACGCAACGCTACGCTGCTGGCAGAGAATTTCTCCGTCCAATTGCCCTAG
- a CDS encoding site-specific integrase, translating into MSREKTKFTGVYRRVSETRRHNGKPDTCFDINFRDSTGRLVWEKIGWASEGYTAQMASDIRGERVRADRHTGVLPERKKKASMTLGDAWAIFKEKWLPNLANPRDEESRYNCHIAPRFASTPLDRITPLDMESFKQELLGKGLAPASARLILGDIRRIYRKLGTWNLYSGSIPTDGLRLPRADNARIRYLTPEEAERLLDALMKRSLIWWRMSMVSLHSGMRLGEILALRGSDIDLSAKVVHVRDAKAGTRMAHMTDAVVSVFEEAMPGTQDGLLFCSREGKPLRVTDTSNTFSRVVKELKFNEGVEDRRQKVVFHSLRHTFCSWLAIRGVPLYTIGELVGHSSLEMTKRYSHLCPDTKRMALRHVEAMALNGTPARADQSS; encoded by the coding sequence ATGAGCAGGGAAAAGACCAAGTTTACGGGCGTCTATAGGCGTGTTTCCGAGACTCGTCGGCACAACGGCAAGCCGGACACCTGCTTTGACATCAACTTCCGCGACTCGACGGGCCGCCTTGTCTGGGAGAAGATCGGTTGGGCAAGCGAGGGGTACACCGCCCAAATGGCCTCTGATATCCGGGGGGAACGCGTTCGCGCGGATCGCCACACCGGCGTCCTGCCTGAACGGAAGAAGAAGGCGTCCATGACCCTGGGGGATGCCTGGGCTATCTTCAAGGAAAAGTGGCTGCCCAACCTGGCCAACCCCCGCGACGAAGAAAGCCGGTACAACTGTCACATCGCACCGCGCTTCGCGTCTACTCCTTTGGATCGGATCACCCCACTGGACATGGAAAGCTTCAAGCAGGAATTGTTGGGGAAGGGATTGGCTCCCGCGAGTGCCCGGCTCATCCTGGGAGATATCCGACGGATATATCGGAAGCTTGGCACATGGAATCTCTATTCGGGAAGCATACCGACTGACGGACTGAGATTGCCCCGGGCTGACAACGCCCGCATCCGCTACTTGACACCGGAGGAGGCGGAGCGCTTGTTGGACGCGCTGATGAAGCGAAGCCTGATCTGGTGGCGCATGTCCATGGTCAGCCTGCATTCCGGCATGCGCCTGGGAGAAATCCTCGCACTTCGCGGCAGCGACATCGATCTTTCTGCCAAGGTGGTTCATGTCCGCGACGCCAAGGCTGGTACGAGGATGGCGCATATGACCGATGCCGTGGTTTCTGTGTTCGAGGAGGCGATGCCTGGCACCCAAGATGGACTCCTGTTTTGTAGTCGGGAGGGAAAGCCTCTGCGCGTGACGGACACCAGCAACACCTTTTCCAGGGTGGTCAAGGAATTGAAGTTCAATGAGGGGGTGGAAGATCGCAGACAGAAAGTGGTTTTCCACTCCTTGAGACACACCTTCTGCAGTTGGCTGGCTATTCGTGGGGTTCCCCTTTATACAATCGGCGAGCTTGTTGGGCATTCTAGTCTTGAAATGACAAAGCGCTACTCGCATCTCTGCCCTGATACGAAGCGCATGGCCCTCAGGCACGTGGAAGCAATGGCCCTCAACGGCACCCCCGCTAGGGCTGATCAATCGTCTTGA
- the treY gene encoding malto-oligosyltrehalose synthase: MIGVPLSTYRIQLRPGFGFAQCREVLSYLAALGVSHIYASPIFKARPGSQHGYDVCDHQTLNPELGTTQEFEQLMAACKELGLGWIQDIVPNHMAVSGNNGMLVDVLENGESSKYISYFDIEWDHPYKSMAGRMLAPFLGGYYSQALENGEIQLKFNEDGFSINYYDIKFPLRIDSYVKILTHNITDFRDNFGLDNPDYLKMLGILYNIKGLTSEKRESERYHQLYFIKHLLFELYQSSKTLHDFMDNNIRLFNGKDESIQGDRFALLDDLLGDQLFRLAFWKVAGEEINYRRFFSINDLISLRVEDEAVFDHTHKLTLEYTRNQFFSGLRIDHIDGLYDPTSYLQRLRGHAPDAYLMVEKVLMWREPLPTFWPIQGTTGYDFMNLACGLFVQPEAEAAFQRLYVSFSGMKKSLGDILADKKRSMIQRYMAGDVDNLARLVKTVSSKDRQGTDITLAALKQAITELLIQFPVYRTYISRETFRPDDLGYIRDAVRSTRRANPELNFELDFLERFLLLEFGESMESTGKREWTHFVMRFQQVTGPLLAKAMEDSTFYVMNRLLCLNEVGGDPGHFGIPSQDWHAAIQKRMGSWPAAMNTTATHDAKRGEDARMRLAALSELPELWKEALKTFSRSAKGWRQRIGPRLVPDQNEAYFLYQSILAHMPFSEQEADAFGERLKPYLVKAMREAKEHSNWLSPDEQAEQAYCSFADSLLKPDQKTAFMEAFRGLWKRVTRLGIINSLSQTLLKVTAPGFPDFYQGTELWDFSMVDPDNRRPVDFALRQTMLTQLGVAYKSDRGALFRELLELPEDGRIKLFLTWRALAARKGQAELFLRGDYHPLDFGGGRQGMAFGFARTLGDMTALSIVPRFFAHAAGEDTRYPMGTFWEDASMLLPGTGPFMDAFTGREFQGGDTAHLKDVFSDLPFALLISPPAASAAQT; encoded by the coding sequence ATGATCGGGGTTCCCTTGTCCACGTACAGGATTCAGCTGCGCCCAGGCTTCGGCTTTGCCCAGTGCCGGGAGGTTCTCTCCTATCTGGCGGCCCTGGGCGTCTCACACATTTATGCATCCCCCATTTTCAAGGCCCGGCCAGGATCTCAACACGGATACGACGTGTGCGACCACCAGACATTGAATCCCGAACTGGGCACAACACAGGAATTCGAACAGCTCATGGCCGCCTGCAAGGAACTTGGGCTGGGCTGGATTCAAGACATCGTTCCCAACCACATGGCCGTATCCGGCAACAACGGCATGCTGGTAGACGTACTCGAAAACGGAGAGTCATCCAAATATATAAGCTACTTCGACATTGAATGGGATCATCCCTACAAAAGCATGGCAGGCCGCATGCTGGCCCCTTTCCTGGGTGGCTATTACAGCCAGGCGCTGGAGAACGGGGAGATACAACTGAAGTTCAACGAAGATGGATTCAGCATAAATTACTACGACATAAAGTTCCCTCTGCGCATTGATTCCTACGTCAAGATTCTCACTCACAATATAACAGATTTCCGCGACAATTTTGGACTCGACAATCCAGACTACCTGAAAATGCTGGGCATTCTTTACAACATAAAAGGCCTGACAAGTGAGAAGCGAGAGTCTGAGCGCTATCACCAACTCTATTTCATCAAACACCTGCTCTTCGAATTGTACCAGTCCAGCAAGACGCTGCATGACTTCATGGACAACAACATCAGGCTGTTCAACGGAAAAGACGAATCCATTCAGGGCGACAGATTCGCATTGCTTGACGATCTGCTCGGAGATCAGCTGTTCCGGTTGGCCTTCTGGAAAGTCGCGGGCGAGGAAATAAACTATCGGCGTTTCTTCAGCATCAACGACCTGATTTCCCTGCGCGTGGAGGATGAGGCGGTTTTCGACCACACGCACAAGCTCACCCTGGAATACACCCGCAACCAGTTTTTCTCCGGTCTACGAATCGACCACATCGACGGGCTCTACGACCCCACATCCTATCTCCAGCGACTCAGGGGGCATGCGCCGGACGCCTATCTGATGGTGGAGAAGGTCCTCATGTGGCGTGAGCCCCTGCCGACCTTCTGGCCCATTCAAGGGACCACGGGCTATGACTTCATGAACCTGGCCTGCGGCCTGTTCGTCCAGCCGGAAGCAGAGGCGGCGTTCCAGAGGCTGTACGTCTCCTTCTCCGGGATGAAGAAGTCCCTGGGCGACATCCTCGCAGACAAGAAGAGAAGCATGATCCAGCGCTACATGGCCGGAGACGTGGACAACCTGGCCCGGCTGGTCAAAACGGTGTCCAGCAAAGATCGCCAGGGTACCGACATCACCCTGGCGGCCCTCAAGCAAGCCATTACGGAACTGCTCATCCAGTTCCCGGTCTACAGGACCTACATCAGCCGCGAAACTTTCAGGCCGGACGATCTTGGCTATATCCGGGACGCTGTCCGATCGACGCGCAGGGCCAACCCGGAACTGAATTTTGAACTGGATTTCCTGGAGCGCTTCCTGCTGCTGGAGTTCGGCGAAAGCATGGAGTCCACGGGGAAACGGGAGTGGACACATTTCGTGATGCGCTTCCAGCAGGTGACCGGCCCCCTCCTGGCCAAGGCCATGGAGGACTCCACCTTCTATGTCATGAACCGCCTGCTCTGCCTTAACGAGGTGGGCGGCGACCCCGGCCATTTCGGCATTCCTTCCCAGGATTGGCACGCTGCCATACAGAAACGCATGGGGTCCTGGCCCGCAGCCATGAACACTACGGCAACGCACGACGCCAAAAGGGGCGAGGATGCCCGGATGCGTCTGGCCGCGCTTTCGGAGCTGCCGGAACTCTGGAAGGAAGCTCTCAAGACATTCAGCAGGTCCGCCAAAGGCTGGCGGCAGCGCATCGGCCCCCGGCTGGTTCCCGACCAGAACGAGGCATATTTCCTCTACCAATCCATCTTGGCCCATATGCCGTTCTCCGAGCAGGAGGCGGACGCCTTCGGGGAGCGACTCAAACCCTATCTGGTCAAAGCCATGCGCGAGGCCAAGGAACATTCCAACTGGCTGAGCCCAGACGAACAAGCCGAGCAGGCTTACTGCTCCTTTGCGGACAGCCTGCTCAAGCCGGACCAGAAGACCGCCTTCATGGAGGCTTTCAGGGGCCTCTGGAAGCGGGTCACCCGACTGGGCATCATCAACTCCCTGTCTCAGACCCTGCTCAAGGTCACGGCGCCTGGTTTTCCCGATTTTTATCAGGGCACGGAACTCTGGGACTTCTCAATGGTCGATCCCGACAACCGCAGGCCGGTTGATTTCGCCCTGCGTCAGACAATGTTGACGCAGCTCGGCGTCGCATACAAGTCGGACAGGGGCGCATTGTTTCGCGAACTTCTGGAGCTGCCCGAGGACGGCCGGATCAAGCTATTCTTGACCTGGAGGGCCCTGGCCGCCCGCAAAGGACAGGCTGAGCTTTTCCTGAGAGGGGATTACCACCCCCTGGATTTCGGGGGGGGAAGACAGGGAATGGCCTTCGGTTTTGCCAGGACTCTGGGAGATATGACGGCACTCTCCATTGTCCCTCGGTTTTTCGCCCATGCAGCCGGAGAGGACACCCGGTACCCCATGGGAACCTTCTGGGAGGACGCAAGCATGCTCCTGCCGGGAACGGGACCTTTCATGGACGCGTTCACCGGGAGAGAATTCCAGGGCGGGGACACGGCACACCTGAAGGATGTCTTCAGCGACCTCCCCTTCGCGCTCCTGATTTCTCCGCCCGCCGCATCTGCGGCGCAGACATGA